The window CTGACATCGTCGTGGCCTACGAACCGGTCTGGGCCATCGGCTCGGGCCAGGCGGCGACGCCCGACCAGGCGCAGGAGGTCTGCGCGAAGCTCCGCGCCGTCGTCGCGTCGAAGCTGGGCGAAGACGCAGCAGCACGCACGCGAGTGCTGTACGGCGGTTCGGTGAAGTCGGGCAACATCGCGAGCTTCATGCGCGAGCCCGACGTCGACGGTGCGCTGGTCGGCGGAGCGAGCCTCGTGGTCGACGAGTTCGCCGCGATCATCCGGTTCCAGAAGCACGTCGGCGTCTGACCGTATACTTGACGCGGTGCGGTCTGCTTCGCACCGCTGCGAAAGGCTTTCAACAGTGCAGATCCTCGAGTTCGTCCTGCAGATCCTGCTGGGTATCACCAGTCTTCTGCTGACCCTTCTCATCCTGCTCCACAAGGGGCGCGGCGGCGGCCTGTCCGACATGTTCGGCGGCGGCATGACCTCCGCCCTCGGCTCTTCGGGTCTGGCTGAACGAAACCTCAACCGGTTCACGATCATCCTCGCGCTGGTCTGGTTCGTGGCGATCGTCGGCCTCGGCCTCATCACGAAGTTCCTCCCCGTCTGATGGCTACCGGGGGCAACGCCATTCGAGGCACGCGCGTCGGTGCGGGTCCGATGGGCGAACAGGATCACGGTTACCACGCGGACCGCGTGTCGATCTCGTACTGGGACGCCCTCGGCAACGAGACCGTCCGTCATTTCGCAGCGGGTATCCCCGAAGACGAGATCCCCGAGACGATCGATTCACCGCACTCCGGTCTGCCCGCGGGGCGTGACCAGAAGAACCCGCCGGCGATCGCCAAGAACGAGCCCTACAAGACGCACCTCGCCTATGTGAAGGAGCGCCGCACCGAAGAAGAGGCAGAGACCCTCCTCGACGACGCGCTCCAGCAGCTGCGCGACCGGCGCGGTCAGTAATCACGGCGACGAAGAAGGGCGGATGCTGCGAAGCATCCGCCCTTCTTCGTTCGCGCGAGCGCGGTGCGCCTGATCAGTACTCCTGGTCGATGAGCTGCGGCGGCACCTGGTCGGCCGCGGCCTCGTCGACGAACAGCACCGTGCGACGGCGGCCCTTCGCGCCGGCCGCCGGCACGCTCGCGTAGCTCGCTCCCGCGAGCGCGAGGCCGAGCGCAGACGCCTTGTCGGCACCTGCGAGCACCATCCACACGCGGGTCGAGCTGTTGATGACCGGGCGTGTCAGCGACACGCGCTCCGGCGGGGGCTTCGGCGAATCCCGCACCGGCACGGTCGCGCGGTCCGTGATCTGGATCTCGGGGCGATCGGGGAACAGCGACGCGATGTGGGCATCGGGCCCGACACCGAGGAAGCAGATGTCGAACGCGGGCCAGGCGCCGCCGTCGGTGCGATCGGCGGGCGCGAACTGCGCGAGCTCGTCCGCGTACGCCGTGGCGGCGCCGTCGAGGTCGAGGCTGCCGTCGCTCGCCGCGACCGCGTGGATGTTCTCGGCGGGGATGTCGAGCGCGTCGAGCATCGCGACGCGCGCCTGCTTCTCGTTGCGGTCGTCGGAGTCGCGCGGGACGAACCTCTCGTCGCCCCACCAGAAGTGCACACCCGACCAGTCGATGGCAGGGGTGCGCGGATCGCGCGCAGCGGCCTCCAGCACAGCTCCACCCATTGATCCACCGGTCAGGCAGATGTGGACGGTGAGTCCGTCGGCGACCTGCTTCTCGACGCGCGAGACGAAGCGCGCGGCCACCGACTCGGCGAGGTGCTGCTTGTCGGGGCTGATGACGACCCGCTTCTCGGTGATCGAATCAGCCATGGGTCTCCCTCGTCTCTGCGGAACCGAGGAGTTCGAGTCCCTCGGAGATCACGCGCCCGTAGAGCACGTCGGGGTCGAGGCGGCGGAGCTCCTCGGCCAGGCACTCCCGCAGCGTGCGGCGCGGGAATGCCAGTTCGTGCGCGGGCTGATCGGGCTGGGTGAGCACGGCCACACCCGGCTCCGGCCGCTCGAGCAGCGTGTCTCCGCCGGGGCGGGTGAGGCGGACCGACTTGATGCCGCTCGCCCATTCGTCGGCGGGGAGGTAGGCGTAGTCGACCGGGACGTCGAGCTTCAGGCGCAGCCAGGCGGCGAGGAGCACCGTCGACGGCGAGTCCGCCCCGCCGCGCACCGTGACCGACGTCACCGGCTCGTAAGGCGGCTGGTCGAGCACCGCGGCCAGCTGCTCGCGCCAGCGGGTGAGGCGGGTCCACGCGAAGTCGGTGTCGCCGGGGGAGTAGTGCGAGCCGAGGCTGTCGACCCAGGCCGTCGGATCGGGCTGGTTTGAGGCATCCGTGATGCGGCGCTGCGCGATCTTGCCGATCTCCGAGCGCGAGGGCGTCTTCGGCGTCTCGGAGGGCCACCACGCGACGACGGGTGCGTCGGGCAGCAGCAGGCCGGTCACCAGGCTCTCGGCGTTCGAGCCGGCCGCGCCGTGTGCGCGGAGCACGACGACCTCGCTGGCACCGGCGTCGCCGCCGACGCGGATCTGCGCGTCGAGGCGGGGGTCGGCGTCACCCCCGCCGACCATGACGACGAGGACGCGCATCGGATGCTCGCGCGACGCGTCGTTCGCGGCCTCGATCACTTCCTCCTCGGCACCGTGACGGGTCACGATGATGAGGGTGAGGACACGCCCGAGGGCGACGGCGCCGCCCTCCTCGCGCACATTGACGAGCGCCTTCGAGATCTTGCTGACGGTCGTGTCGGGCAGTTCGACGATCACGGGCGCCTCCAGGTGCGGCCGTCGCGAGACAGCAGTTCGTCTGCGGATGCCGGGCCCCACGACCCGGGGGAGTACTGCTCGAGGGGGCCGTCCTGCGACTCCCAGAACTTCTCGATCGGGTCGAGGATCTTCCAGCTGAGCTCGACCTCTTCGTGCCGCGGGAAGAGAGGCGGGTCGCCGAGCAGCACGTCGAGGATGAGACGTTCGTAGGCCTCGGGGCTCGCCTCGGTGAACGCGTGGCCGTAGCCGAAGTCCATGGTCACGTCGCGCACCTGGGTGCCGTCGCCCGGAACCTTGGAGCCGAATCGGATCGTGACGCCCTCGTCGGGCTGCACCCGGATCACGAGCGCGTTCTGACCGAGCTCCTCGGTCTGGCTCCGCGAGAACAACTGCTGCGGGGCACGCTTGAAGACGACGGCGACCTCGGTCACGCGTCGTCCGAGCCGCTTGCCGGTGCGCAGGTAGAACGGCACGCCCGACCAGCGGCGGGTGTTCACCTCGAGCTTGATCGCGGCGTACGTCTCGGTCGTGGAGTCGGGGTTCATCCCGTCCTCCTCGAGGAAGCCGAGCACCTCCTCGCCGCCCTGCCATCCGCCGGCGTACTGCCCGCGAGCGGTGGCGTGTGCGAGGTCCTCGGGGAGACGGACGGCGGCGAGCACCTTCTCCTTCTCGTCGCGGAGGTTCTTCGCGTCGAAGCTGATGGGCTCCTCCATGGCGGTCAGGGCCATGAGCTGCAGGAGGTGGTTCTGGATGACGTCGCGCGCGGCGCCGATCCCGTCGTAGTAGCCGGCACGTCCGCCCACACCGATGTCCTCGGCCATGGTGATCTGCACGTGGTCGACGTAGTTGCGGTTCCAGATCGGCTCGTACAGCTCGTTCGCGAAGCGCAGCGCGAGGATGTTCTGCACCGTCTCCTTGCCGAGGTAGTGGTCGATGCGGAAGATCGAGTCGGCGGGGAAAGCGCTCTCGAGCTCGTCGTTCAACTCGCGGGCCGAGACCAGGTCGTGCCCGAACGGCTTCTCGACGACGACGCGTCGCCAGCCGTTCCCATCGGCCGCGGTCTCGCCGACCAGCCCGGAGTCCTTCAGCTGCTGGGTGACCAGCGGGAAGGCCTTTGGCGGGATCGAGAGGTAGTAGGCGTGGTTGCCCATCGTTCCGCGTTCGACGTCGAGCTTGTCGACGGTCTCGCGCAGGCGCGCGAAGGCCTCCGGGTCGTCGAACTCGCCGGAGACGAACCGGATGCCCTGCAGCAGCTGCTGCCAGGTCTCCTCGCGGAACTCGGTGCGCGCGTACTGCTTGACCGCGTCGTAGACGACCTGCGCGAAGTCCTGATCCTCCCAGTCTCGGCGTGCGAAGCCGACGAGCGCGAAGCCCGGGGGGAGGAGTCCGCGATTGGCGAGGTCGTAGACGGCCGGCATGAGCTTCTTGCGCGACAGGTCTCCGGTCACGCCGAAGATGACGAGCGCGCTCGGGCCGGCGATGCGGCTCAGGCGACGATCGTCGGGATCGCGAAGCGGGTTGTGCCCCCGCGAGATTTCGACACTCATGCGTACACGCTCACTGGGCTGCTTCGAACAGCTCGACGACGTCGAGCTGCGGATCGGTCAGGGTCAGGGTCACGACCGGACGGCCGTGCTCGGCGAGCACGGAGGCGTCGCCGGCGGCCTGCGCCTCGATGAGCTGGCCGAAGGTGAACGGACGACCGGGGATCTCGAGATCGGTGTCGGTGCGCTCCGTGATCTGCAGGAACACGCCGGTCGCGGGTCCGCCCTTGTGGAACTGCCCGGTCGAGTGCAGGAAACGAGGACCCCAGCCGAACGTGGCGGGGCGACCCGCATCCGCGGCGACGAGCTCTCGCAGACCCTGCAGCTGCGGGATCGCGATGCGGTTCA is drawn from Microbacterium hatanonis and contains these coding sequences:
- the secG gene encoding preprotein translocase subunit SecG, with product MQILEFVLQILLGITSLLLTLLILLHKGRGGGLSDMFGGGMTSALGSSGLAERNLNRFTIILALVWFVAIVGLGLITKFLPV
- the pgl gene encoding 6-phosphogluconolactonase is translated as MADSITEKRVVISPDKQHLAESVAARFVSRVEKQVADGLTVHICLTGGSMGGAVLEAAARDPRTPAIDWSGVHFWWGDERFVPRDSDDRNEKQARVAMLDALDIPAENIHAVAASDGSLDLDGAATAYADELAQFAPADRTDGGAWPAFDICFLGVGPDAHIASLFPDRPEIQITDRATVPVRDSPKPPPERVSLTRPVINSSTRVWMVLAGADKASALGLALAGASYASVPAAGAKGRRRTVLFVDEAAADQVPPQLIDQEY
- a CDS encoding RNA polymerase-binding protein RbpA, giving the protein MATGGNAIRGTRVGAGPMGEQDHGYHADRVSISYWDALGNETVRHFAAGIPEDEIPETIDSPHSGLPAGRDQKNPPAIAKNEPYKTHLAYVKERRTEEEAETLLDDALQQLRDRRGQ
- the zwf gene encoding glucose-6-phosphate dehydrogenase; translated protein: MSVEISRGHNPLRDPDDRRLSRIAGPSALVIFGVTGDLSRKKLMPAVYDLANRGLLPPGFALVGFARRDWEDQDFAQVVYDAVKQYARTEFREETWQQLLQGIRFVSGEFDDPEAFARLRETVDKLDVERGTMGNHAYYLSIPPKAFPLVTQQLKDSGLVGETAADGNGWRRVVVEKPFGHDLVSARELNDELESAFPADSIFRIDHYLGKETVQNILALRFANELYEPIWNRNYVDHVQITMAEDIGVGGRAGYYDGIGAARDVIQNHLLQLMALTAMEEPISFDAKNLRDEKEKVLAAVRLPEDLAHATARGQYAGGWQGGEEVLGFLEEDGMNPDSTTETYAAIKLEVNTRRWSGVPFYLRTGKRLGRRVTEVAVVFKRAPQQLFSRSQTEELGQNALVIRVQPDEGVTIRFGSKVPGDGTQVRDVTMDFGYGHAFTEASPEAYERLILDVLLGDPPLFPRHEEVELSWKILDPIEKFWESQDGPLEQYSPGSWGPASADELLSRDGRTWRRP
- a CDS encoding glucose-6-phosphate dehydrogenase assembly protein OpcA — protein: MIVELPDTTVSKISKALVNVREEGGAVALGRVLTLIIVTRHGAEEEVIEAANDASREHPMRVLVVMVGGGDADPRLDAQIRVGGDAGASEVVVLRAHGAAGSNAESLVTGLLLPDAPVVAWWPSETPKTPSRSEIGKIAQRRITDASNQPDPTAWVDSLGSHYSPGDTDFAWTRLTRWREQLAAVLDQPPYEPVTSVTVRGGADSPSTVLLAAWLRLKLDVPVDYAYLPADEWASGIKSVRLTRPGGDTLLERPEPGVAVLTQPDQPAHELAFPRRTLRECLAEELRRLDPDVLYGRVISEGLELLGSAETRETHG